ATCGGTGTTTACGCGCTTACTCAGGTTATATTTCAGATACCTTTTGGATATATTTCAGATAGGTTTGGTCGCAAGATCACTCTGCTTTTTGGGCTTTTGATATTTATCGTTGGAGCTTTGATTTGCGCTAATGCGACTGATATTTACACTATGATTTTGGGTCGTTTTATTCAAGGAGCCGGCGCTATAGGCGGAGTTGCCACTGCTATGATAAGCGATAGCACAAAAGAGGAAGTGCGAGGCAAGGCAATGGCTATAATGGGCGCATTTATCGGCATAAGTTTTGCGCTATCTATGCTCGTAGCTCCGGTAATGAGTGCGAAATTCGGGCTTTCTAGCCTATTTTATCTAAGTGCCGCTTTGAGTCTTTTTTGTATTATCCTTTTATACACTGCCGTTCCAAAAGAGAGCAAAACCTGGCATGAAGAGGAGAAGACTCCGTTTTTTAAACTACTTTCAAACAAAAATTTATTTCTTATGAATACTACAAATTTTATGCAAAAGATGCTGATGTCTGTAGCTTTTTTCATCATTCCTATCGCTTTGGTTCATAATTTTGGCGGAAGCAAAGATGAGCTTTGGAAGATTTATGCCGTTTCGACGGTTTTTGGATTTATCGCAATGGGTTTAGGTGGCGCAATGGGCGAAAAAAGAGGTCTTGGTAAGCACCTTTTGATACTTGGCATAGTGCTATTTATAGCCTCTTACCTCTTTTTTGCTTTGGCAAATAGCGAGATAGTGTTTTGTATAGGTGTTGTGCTGTTTTTCGTAGGCTTTAACATGCATGAGCCTATAATGCAGTCAATTGCTTCAAAATTTGCAAAGGCTAACGAAAAGGGCGCTGCTCTTGGCGTATTTAACTCATCTGGTTTTATGGGTAGCTTCATAGGCGGAGTCGGGGCTGGAGTATTGCTAAAATATTTTGATTTAGATGTTCTTTGTGCTGTTTTCATAGCACTTTGTATTATTTGGCTCGTGCTTTTAAGATGGCTTGATAATCCTGTGATATTTAAAAATTTGTATTTTGGATTAGATCAAGGTCTAGACTTTGAACTACTTAAAGATGAAAAAGGTTTGATAGAGTATTACAAGACTTCGGCAAATTTTGTCGTCAAATACAATTCAACTCTAATTACCGAAGAGAGAATCAGAGAGATTTTAAAAGCTTAAATTTTTATTTAGCAATATTTTATTTATTCTTTATTAAATTTTGAATATAATTACCAAAATTATTTAAAGGATAAACAATGTGTGATTTAAAACAAAAAATTGACAAGCTTTTTGAAGATCAAAAGATGTCTGTTTATGAGGCTGCAAAGCAACTTGGAGTTAGCGAGTTCGAGGTTTTAAAACATAGAGGCAAGGACGAGTTTAAGCTTATTGGCTCTGAGCATTTGGAAAAAATTTTTGAAGAGCTTAGTAGCTGGGGAGAGATGAATTTTATAAAAAATACTCCTGAATTTATAATAGAGATTAAAGTTAAAGTTTCAAGCCCTAAAAAAGCTCAAGGATATTTAAATTTCTGCGGTAAAAGTGGCTTTTTAGGCGGACATTTAAAAGAAGATGCGATAGCCAATATAGGCTTTGCAAGTACTAAATTTATGGGTATGCTTGGACATAGTTTGCATTTTTACGGCAAAGACAATAATATAATCTTTAAGCTTTATATAAATCGCGACGAGAAGCATAACCTAGACTCAGAGCAAGAGAAGAAATTTTTCGCGCTAAAAGATAGTTTCTAAAAATTTTTTAGTCATCTTGCCATATATTAATTTTTAGAGGTTGGCAAGATGACTGCTGCAAATCAAATTTACGATATCTTAATCATCGGTGCAGGAGCTGCCGGGCTCTTTTTGGCAGCAAATTTGCACGGCAAAAGTGTAGCTATCCTTGAAAAAAATCCCTCCGCCGGCAAAAAAATCATCGCAAGCGGTGGCGGCAAGTGCAATGTCACGAACCGCTATATAAGCGCGCAAAACTATCTTGGCGATGAAGAATTTGTCACAAAGACTCTTTTAAATTTAGACTTTAGCGAAGTGCTTGAGTTTTTTAGCGAGCTTAAATTTAAAGAGATAAAACAAAATCAATTTTTTTGTGCTAGCTCGGCCAAAGACGTTCTTGGCGTGCTTTTAAGAGCGTCGCAGCAAAGCGGAGCAAAGATATTTTACAACTGTGATGTAAAAAGTGTTTCTAAAATTTCAGATCCTACTAAAAGCGATGCTAACGCCCATAATGGTTTATCAAATTCACAAAATGAAATCTTTGAAATCTTAACTCATAACGGGCAAAAATTCAGCTGCAAACATCTTGTCATCGCAAGTGGCGGACTTAGCTACAAGGCTCTTGGTGCAAGTGATATAGGCTACGAGATAGCTATGAGCTTTGGCATGCAAGTAGCTAGAACAGCTCCCGCTTTAGTCGGTTTTACGGTTCAAAAAGATGAGTTTTGGTTTAAAAATTTAAGCGGCGTTAGCCTAAATGCCGAAATTTCTTTAAGCGCAAAAAATATAGCCGAGCGAAAATTTAGCGGAGATGTTTTGTTTACACATAAAGGCATTAGCGGACCAGCGGTCTTAAACGCTTCATTATTTTGGCAAAAGGGCACGATGAGTATAAATTTTTTGCCAAATTTTAGCTTTAAAAATTTAAACTCAAAAAAGCAGCTTTCTACGATTTTACCGCTTCCAAAGCGATTTACTCTTGAGTTTTTGAAGTCAATAAATTTAGCCGATAATAGCTTTAATGAATATAGCCAAGCCGAAAAAACCGAAATTTTAAAGCTGCAAGAGTACAAATTCGCACCTGCTGGCACATTTGGCTTTGAGCGAGCAGAGGTTACAAAAGGCGGTGTGCTAACAAACGAGCTAAATCAAAATTTTGAGAGCAAAAAACAAAGAAATTTATACTTTATAGGCGAAGTTTTAGACGTTACTGGCATGCTTGGCGGCTATAACATACACTTTGCCTTTGCAAGCGCAAAAGTAGTGTCTGATTGTTTGGAATTAAGGCTTGAAAGATGGTTAAATTATAATTAATAAAAAATATTTTTTAAAATACTAATTAAGATGGAGGACTGCTTTGCTAATAGTTGAAAATCGAGGATTCTATTTATCGCACAGTATTACTGAATTATTTGAAGATTAGGTACTGAATCCTGATACTGCAAATCAACTTATAAAAAAATTACAATCAGAATTAAAAGAATATTATAAAGTATTTTTTGAGAAGTATTGGTTTGATAAATATAAAGAAAAATCAAAATATATAAAATTTATAGTGTCCACAGTAGAGGATTTATATATAAAAAAATACGGCATAAAAAGCTTTATCATTAAATTCTATCACGATTGATTTGCTGCTATAGAAAGTTATATTGAACGAAATTTTGATTTTGCTAATGATATTGATACTGCTATTGAAGATTTTCAAATAGATTTTAAAGATAAACTGTATGAGCTTGTTATTGAGGTTTCAAAAGTTTTGGAAGAAAATAAAATTATAGAATTTAGCAAAGGCTATAAATATGGATTTCCTTCTATTAAAGTAGACGAAAAAAAATTATGTACAATTCAACAACAAACAAGATTATTTTTTGCAAAGAACTCATTTTTTTATAGATAGTAGTAAATTTTATAAAATAAGACGTGGATTTAATGATCAAAAAATAAATTTTTCAGAAGCTGTTTTGAGCCCGTATAATCTTTTGAGATTGTGGACCTACTGTTTTTGGAATAAGGATGTTTATAGTCTTGATAAAGATATAAATTCTATTTCTAGTTTATTGGATATTGACTCATACATTTTGAATGAAAGTTCAATATATAATAAAATTTAAAATATTTATATAGAACTATTGTATAAGATAAAATTTTTAGATAATAAAATATATAAATCAAAATACTTATCAGAGGCCTATCGGCTAAACAATTATTTTTTGCAAAAAAATAAACTATTTCATTCTTTTTTCGAAAACAGCGTTGAGAATTGTGTATTTCATCAAAAAACAATAGAAAATTTTGATCAGAAAAAAGCTGATTATAACGATGCTGAGTCCAAATTTATATTTATGCTTAATGCTTTGAGAGCAAAAGAAAAATCCAACTCTGATAAAACAATTCAGTATGTTTTAACATTTTTAATTCTTTTTACAATTATATCTGTATCAAACGACATTTTACAACTTTCAAATGCTAACTTTTTAGATAATCATGGCATTAGTATAGAGATTATGAGTAGGCTTTAAATAGTTTCATTGATAGTTTTTGCTATATTTTTGGCGTTTTTTTCTTAAAAAGAAAAATAGACGATATTTATTAAGGTTTAGGCTGATTTTACAGCCTAAACCATCTTTAGAACTTCGACTACTTCACCTTTTGCGATGAATTCGGTCTCTTTTGGGATGATTAAAAGAGCCGCGTCTTTTAAGAGGTTATTTACGATAGCCGAGCTTCCAAGCTTTTTGCCGTCTAAATTTACGTAAATTTTGCCGTCGCGATTTACTAAATTTACAGCCGTAAATTCCAAAAACGGCGAGCGTTTTTTATAGTCTTCATCCATTATCGCTGTTATCTTTGGCTCGGGCAGATCAAACCAAGCGTTTATCAAAACTCGCACGTAAAGCACGCACATAACCATCGCCGAATACGGAAATCCAGGAAGTGCAAAGATGTATTTATCCTCGCTTTTTACGACTTTTATATGTCTGCCTGGTTTTATCGCCGCTCCGTCTATTATTATCTTAAAGTTTTGATCGAGCGCGCCCTTTACGAAGTCGTAATCCCCCATGCTAATTCCACCCGTAGTTACTAGGATATCGGCACTCTTTAAAGCACTGATGATAGCCTCTTTTACGGTGTCGGCGTTATCTTTTGCGATCTCGCAGATGATCGGCTCGGCTCCTATTTTGCGCACCATTTGGGCGATTGCGATGTGGTTTGAGCTGTGAATTTGAGCAGAGTTTAAAAGTGGCTCGCCAAGATCTCTTATCTCGCTTCCGGTTGCTAGTATCGCAACTCGCGGGCGCACAAATACGCTTATGTGAAACATCCCAAGCTCAGCCATAAGCGCAACTTCTGCGTAGCCTATTTTGGTGCCTTTTTTGATTAGAATTTCGCCTTTTTTGTAGCTCTCGCCGACCTCTCTAACCGCAAAGCCTTTATTTACATGCTTTTTTATTATGATTTTAGAGCCTGCAACTTCGACGTTTTCAACAGGCACAAGCGTGTCTGTGCCCTCACTCATAAGCGAACCTGTAAAGGTTTTGATACACTTTGAGCTCTCTACGATAATACCCTTATCGGTGCCTGCCGGAAGGTCGGTGATGAGCTCTAGTTCTCTTAAATTTTCACTCCATTTAAACGCGTATCCGTCCATAGCAGAAGTAGGCTTTGGTGGGTAGTTATCTGCCGCAACGACATCGGTAGCGATATGGCGATCAAGTGCTTCGGTGATGGCTACTTTTTGAACTTTATCCCAAGGTATGATCGTCGAGCGCAAAATTTTTAAAGTGTCATCATATTTAGCCCATTCTTTCATTATATATCCTTAGTATGATTAGAGTATTATTTAAAATTTGCATATTCTATCATTTTTGTTTTAAATAAAGTAGTAAATTTATCACCTTTTTATTTTCACAATTGTAAAATCTTACACAAGAAATCAGGTTGATTTTACAATTATTCAAGGAACTTCAATGAATTTTTCAAATTATAAGTGGTTTATCGCTGCCGGCGGTGCTTTGGGCCTACTTGGCGCGATTTTAGTATATTTTGGCAATCCTGGAAATATGGGTGTATGCGCCGCTTGCTTTTTGCGCGATACAACTGGTGCGCTCGGGTTTCACAGAGCTGCTGTCGTGCAATATGTAAGACCTGAGATCATAGGTCTAATAATAGGTGGATTTATTGCCAGTATGTTTTGGACTAAGGAATTTGCCGCAACTACAGGCTCGTCACCATTTACTCGCTTTTTCTTAGGTGCTTTTGCGATGATAGGATGTCTTGTTTTTTTAGGATGTCCTTGGAGAGCTTTTTTGCGTTTAGGCGGTGGTGATATGACCGCAATAGCTGGATTTGTAGGGCTTGCTGCCGGAGTTGGTATAGGAATATTCTTTAAAAAACGCGGATATGCACTTACGGAAGGCGACAGACTTCCTGCGGCTATGGGATTTTTGCCTACTATTATAGGAGTGATTATGCTTTTGGCTTTAGTGCTTGGGCTAAAGCTAGGCGATAATGCGCCTTTATTTGAGTCGGCTAAAGGTCCTGGATCTCAGCATGCTCCTATAATTGCCTCACTTGTTTTAAGTATTATAATTGGTGCTTTGATGCATAAGAGTAAATTTTGTAGTGTTGGAGCATTTAGTAGGTTATTTCACAAAGACTTTTCGATGTTTAGTGGAATTATCAGCATAATAGTATTTGCAACTATCGCAAATATGGCTCTTGGGCAGTATAAATTTGGCTTCGAGGCTCAGCCTATAGCGCATAATAACTATATATGGAATTTTTTAGGTATGGTTCTTGCCGGGCTTTGCTTTAGTTTAAGCGAAGGATGTCCTGGTAAGCACTTAGTTCAAATGGGTGCAGGAAATTTAAGCTCTGTGATTTTTGTTATAGGCATGATGGCTGGTGCGGCAGTGGCGCATAACTTTTTATTAGCGAGCTCTCCAAATGGAATAACTGCGGCAGCACCTTGGGCGGTAGCGATAGGATTTATATTCGCTGTATATGTTGGATTTTTCCATAAGAAAGTTGCCTGATCGGCATAAATTTATCCAAACTACGCTGTATATGGCATAGTTTGGACAAAATAATAAGTTATGCTAAAAGCCCTGCGCCTTTTATCGCTTGGCTTCGCTCTTTGGCATAAATTCTTTCGCCGTCTATCACATCGTATTTCCAGATAGGGGCGTTTGCTTTAAAGTCCTCGACAAATTCGTTGATTAGCTTTAGTGCAACCTTTCTTTGAGGGCTTACCACGCCTGCGACATACGAGCTTGTATGCACAGCCACATCGCCTTTTGAGTGAGCAAAGAGGACGTGAGCATTTTCTTTTGCCGCTTTTTCTTCCCAGCCTTTTAGCCATTTTGCTAAAATCGGCTCATATATATCAAAGCTAAGCGCACTTATGCCGCCTTCTTCGCGCACGATGCCCACAAATGTGATAAACGCACCGCAATTTTTATCTTTAAACTCGTTATACCAAGCGTTTGTGATCTTTTCTACTTCCAAGCTTCCTTCGTAAATTTCCATCTTAACCTCCGCAAACAGGTGGCAAAATAGAAATTCTATCGCCGTCTTTAAGTGGTGCCTCAAGAGAGCTAACTATCTCGTCATTTAAAGCTACAGCACAAATTTTAAGCCACTTGTTTAATTCAAAATTTGTATATTTATTTAGCTTTTCTTTAACTTCAGATAAATTTGAGGCTTCAAGCTTTATATTATCAAGCTTTATAGGTCCTAAAAACTCAATTTCTACCATCATACATCCTTTAAAAATTTATCCCATTTTAGCCTAAAATTTTTAAATTTAGATATACTAGTAAACTTATATTTATAACTCAAAGAGAAAAAATGAAAGAAATAATAAATAGTATAAAAACACCTGCTTATGTCTGCGAAGAGGCGCTTTTACGCAAAAATTTAGAAATTTTAAAACGTGTTAAAGATGAAAGCGGCGCGAAGATTCTAGTAGCGCTTAAAGGCTTTGCGCTAAGCGGCGTGATGGATATCGTAAGCGAATATCTTGACGGAGCTACTTGCAGCGGCTTGCATGAGGCAAAATTTGCAAAAGATTACATAAAAGGCGAAATTCATACCTATTCGCCGGCGTTTAAAGACGAGGATATCGATGAAATTTTAGATATCTCAAAGCATGTTGTTTTTAATAGCTTTAATCAATGGCAAAAATTTAAGGATAAAGCTCTTGGAAAAGGCGCTATATGCGGACTTAGAGTAAATCCTGAAAGTTCGGTTGCGCCGACTGATATGTATAATCCGTGCGGCAAATTTAGCCGTCTTGGAATAACCGCTAAAAATTTTAGAGCTGATCTGCTTGATGGTATCACGGGGCTTCATTTTCACGCGCTTTGCGAAGAGAGTGCCGAGAGCCTAGAGACCGTACTTATGGCGTTTGAAGAGAAATTTGGCGAGTTTATACCTAAGATGAAGTGGATAAATTTCGGCGGCGGACACCATATCACTAGAAAAGACTATAACGTCGATCTACTTATAAAACTAGTTAAAAATTTCCGTCAAAAATATGGAGTTGAAGTATATCTGGAGCCCGGAGAGGCAGTTGGCTGGCAGTGCGGATTTTTGATATCAAGCGTGCTAGATATCGTTGAAAACGAGAAAAATATCGCCATCTTAGACACATCAGCTGAAGCGCATATGCCTGATACCATACTAATGCCTTATCGTCCGGCTGTGCGCGGCGAGAGTAAAAACGGCAAATTTAGCTATCGCTTTGGCGGCAATACCTGTCTTGCAGGCGATATCGTGGGGATTGACGCCGGCAATGCCGAATATAAATTTGATAGCGAGCTAAAGATCGGCGATACAGTGATATTTGAAGATCAGATCCACTACACTATCGTAAAAAACACGACTTTTAACGGAATCAAACTGCCTGATCTGCTACTTCTTAAAGAAAACGGCGAAATAAAAACAATTAGAAAATTTGGATACGAGCAATATAAGGATAGGAATTAAAGAGATAAAATGATAGTTAATAAAAGCTATGAAATTGCTTCATGTGATGATGTAGAGCTTAATATCAAGCGAGATTCACTTTTGGAATTTCGTATAAGTTATGATAACGAGTGCGAGATAGAAACTGTGCTATTTGTAGTGTCAGGACTTGGCGGCGATGCAGATTCATCTTACAAACAGCATCTGGCCGAGTTTGCTGTAAAGGAATTTGGTGTGGCTGTTGTAATTGTGAATTATCATTGTATCGGAAATAGACCTCAAGTCGGTTCTGTATTTTGTATGGATAGAATTGATCAGTACTATTTAGCTGCCAAATGCCAAGAGATAGGTATTCCTTTAAGTGGAGATCTAAGCTCTTTAGAGAGTTATCAAATGACACAAAGCATTTTGCTTGGTCTTAATCAAACACTATCTGACAAAAAAGCCAAAGGAGAA
This Campylobacter sp. RM16192 DNA region includes the following protein-coding sequences:
- the yedE gene encoding YedE family putative selenium transporter — translated: MNFSNYKWFIAAGGALGLLGAILVYFGNPGNMGVCAACFLRDTTGALGFHRAAVVQYVRPEIIGLIIGGFIASMFWTKEFAATTGSSPFTRFFLGAFAMIGCLVFLGCPWRAFLRLGGGDMTAIAGFVGLAAGVGIGIFFKKRGYALTEGDRLPAAMGFLPTIIGVIMLLALVLGLKLGDNAPLFESAKGPGSQHAPIIASLVLSIIIGALMHKSKFCSVGAFSRLFHKDFSMFSGIISIIVFATIANMALGQYKFGFEAQPIAHNNYIWNFLGMVLAGLCFSLSEGCPGKHLVQMGAGNLSSVIFVIGMMAGAAVAHNFLLASSPNGITAAAPWAVAIGFIFAVYVGFFHKKVA
- the hutX gene encoding heme utilization cystosolic carrier protein HutX; amino-acid sequence: MCDLKQKIDKLFEDQKMSVYEAAKQLGVSEFEVLKHRGKDEFKLIGSEHLEKIFEELSSWGEMNFIKNTPEFIIEIKVKVSSPKKAQGYLNFCGKSGFLGGHLKEDAIANIGFASTKFMGMLGHSLHFYGKDNNIIFKLYINRDEKHNLDSEQEKKFFALKDSF
- a CDS encoding MFS transporter codes for the protein MLKSVLPLSFIIGSRFFGIFIILPVISVYALELNYSNEFLVGVLIGVYALTQVIFQIPFGYISDRFGRKITLLFGLLIFIVGALICANATDIYTMILGRFIQGAGAIGGVATAMISDSTKEEVRGKAMAIMGAFIGISFALSMLVAPVMSAKFGLSSLFYLSAALSLFCIILLYTAVPKESKTWHEEEKTPFFKLLSNKNLFLMNTTNFMQKMLMSVAFFIIPIALVHNFGGSKDELWKIYAVSTVFGFIAMGLGGAMGEKRGLGKHLLILGIVLFIASYLFFALANSEIVFCIGVVLFFVGFNMHEPIMQSIASKFAKANEKGAALGVFNSSGFMGSFIGGVGAGVLLKYFDLDVLCAVFIALCIIWLVLLRWLDNPVIFKNLYFGLDQGLDFELLKDEKGLIEYYKTSANFVVKYNSTLITEERIREILKA
- a CDS encoding molybdopterin synthase catalytic subunit, coding for MEIYEGSLEVEKITNAWYNEFKDKNCGAFITFVGIVREEGGISALSFDIYEPILAKWLKGWEEKAAKENAHVLFAHSKGDVAVHTSSYVAGVVSPQRKVALKLINEFVEDFKANAPIWKYDVIDGERIYAKERSQAIKGAGLLA
- a CDS encoding molybdopterin molybdotransferase MoeA is translated as MKEWAKYDDTLKILRSTIIPWDKVQKVAITEALDRHIATDVVAADNYPPKPTSAMDGYAFKWSENLRELELITDLPAGTDKGIIVESSKCIKTFTGSLMSEGTDTLVPVENVEVAGSKIIIKKHVNKGFAVREVGESYKKGEILIKKGTKIGYAEVALMAELGMFHISVFVRPRVAILATGSEIRDLGEPLLNSAQIHSSNHIAIAQMVRKIGAEPIICEIAKDNADTVKEAIISALKSADILVTTGGISMGDYDFVKGALDQNFKIIIDGAAIKPGRHIKVVKSEDKYIFALPGFPYSAMVMCVLYVRVLINAWFDLPEPKITAIMDEDYKKRSPFLEFTAVNLVNRDGKIYVNLDGKKLGSSAIVNNLLKDAALLIIPKETEFIAKGEVVEVLKMV
- the nspC gene encoding carboxynorspermidine decarboxylase — its product is MKEIINSIKTPAYVCEEALLRKNLEILKRVKDESGAKILVALKGFALSGVMDIVSEYLDGATCSGLHEAKFAKDYIKGEIHTYSPAFKDEDIDEILDISKHVVFNSFNQWQKFKDKALGKGAICGLRVNPESSVAPTDMYNPCGKFSRLGITAKNFRADLLDGITGLHFHALCEESAESLETVLMAFEEKFGEFIPKMKWINFGGGHHITRKDYNVDLLIKLVKNFRQKYGVEVYLEPGEAVGWQCGFLISSVLDIVENEKNIAILDTSAEAHMPDTILMPYRPAVRGESKNGKFSYRFGGNTCLAGDIVGIDAGNAEYKFDSELKIGDTVIFEDQIHYTIVKNTTFNGIKLPDLLLLKENGEIKTIRKFGYEQYKDRN
- a CDS encoding MoaD/ThiS family protein → MVEIEFLGPIKLDNIKLEASNLSEVKEKLNKYTNFELNKWLKICAVALNDEIVSSLEAPLKDGDRISILPPVCGG
- a CDS encoding NAD(P)/FAD-dependent oxidoreductase, which codes for MTAANQIYDILIIGAGAAGLFLAANLHGKSVAILEKNPSAGKKIIASGGGKCNVTNRYISAQNYLGDEEFVTKTLLNLDFSEVLEFFSELKFKEIKQNQFFCASSAKDVLGVLLRASQQSGAKIFYNCDVKSVSKISDPTKSDANAHNGLSNSQNEIFEILTHNGQKFSCKHLVIASGGLSYKALGASDIGYEIAMSFGMQVARTAPALVGFTVQKDEFWFKNLSGVSLNAEISLSAKNIAERKFSGDVLFTHKGISGPAVLNASLFWQKGTMSINFLPNFSFKNLNSKKQLSTILPLPKRFTLEFLKSINLADNSFNEYSQAEKTEILKLQEYKFAPAGTFGFERAEVTKGGVLTNELNQNFESKKQRNLYFIGEVLDVTGMLGGYNIHFAFASAKVVSDCLELRLERWLNYN